A stretch of Pseudomonas sp. LS.1a DNA encodes these proteins:
- a CDS encoding trans-sulfuration enzyme family protein, with amino-acid sequence MGLTMSDKPRNFATRTIHAGEQFSVADNAIFPAIVTASSFTKRSLDDKPEYSYSRVGNPTRHAYETCVAALEEGVGAVACASGVNATATVLELLPKDAHVVVMNGVYGGTFRILEDYRSRTSGLTTTYVDLNDLEAVAAAIKPETQLIWIESPTNPLLHLVDIKAVCDLAKARGILTCIDNTFCSPWNQRPITLGVDLVMHSASKYIGGHSDLTGGVVVAANDALLARLRRISMAIGAVQGPFDCYLALRGLKTLDVRMERQCANALQVARFLESHAQIEQVYYPGLESHPQHELCKRQMRSGGAVVAMKVKGDRAALNRLVEALQIFVLADSLGGVESMINHSWSMSHCSLSPEQKGVMGISENLLRLSVGIEDYRDLVEDLDGALKAAAAV; translated from the coding sequence ATGGGCCTGACCATGTCCGACAAGCCGCGCAATTTCGCCACCCGTACCATTCACGCCGGTGAGCAGTTCAGCGTCGCCGATAACGCTATCTTTCCGGCGATCGTCACCGCCAGCTCGTTCACCAAGCGCAGCCTGGATGACAAACCGGAATACTCCTACAGCCGCGTCGGCAACCCCACCCGGCATGCCTACGAAACCTGTGTCGCCGCCCTGGAAGAAGGGGTGGGCGCGGTTGCCTGCGCCTCGGGTGTGAACGCCACCGCCACCGTGCTGGAGCTGCTGCCCAAGGATGCCCACGTGGTGGTGATGAACGGTGTGTACGGCGGTACTTTCCGCATCCTCGAAGACTACCGTAGCCGCACCTCGGGCCTGACCACCACCTACGTCGACCTCAACGACCTCGAGGCGGTGGCTGCCGCCATCAAGCCGGAAACCCAGCTGATCTGGATCGAATCGCCGACCAACCCTTTGTTGCACCTGGTCGATATCAAGGCTGTGTGCGACCTGGCCAAGGCGCGGGGCATCCTTACCTGCATCGACAACACCTTCTGCTCGCCATGGAACCAGCGCCCCATCACCCTGGGTGTGGACCTGGTGATGCACTCGGCCAGCAAGTACATCGGCGGCCACTCCGACCTTACCGGTGGCGTGGTGGTAGCCGCCAATGATGCGCTGTTGGCGCGCCTGCGCCGAATCAGCATGGCGATTGGCGCGGTGCAGGGGCCGTTCGACTGCTACCTGGCCCTGCGCGGCCTGAAGACCCTGGATGTGCGCATGGAGCGCCAGTGTGCCAATGCCCTGCAGGTAGCGCGCTTCCTCGAAAGCCACGCGCAGATCGAGCAGGTGTATTACCCGGGGCTGGAAAGCCACCCGCAGCATGAGCTGTGCAAACGCCAGATGCGCAGTGGCGGGGCGGTGGTGGCGATGAAGGTCAAGGGCGACCGGGCCGCGCTCAATCGGCTGGTCGAGGCGCTGCAGATCTTCGTGCTGGCCGACTCGCTGGGCGGGGTGGAGAGCATGATCAACCACTCCTGGAGCATGTCGCACTGCTCGCTGAGCCCGGAGCAGAAGGGCGTGATGGGGATCAGCGAGAACCTGCTGCGGTTGTCGGTGGGGATCGAGGATTACCGCGACCTGGTCGAGGACCTGGATGGGGCGTTGAAGGCTGCGGCTGCTGTGTAA
- a CDS encoding Lrp/AsnC family transcriptional regulator, whose translation MDSFDQHILTLLQRDASISLKDLAEAVNLSTTPCWKRVRRLEEDGYIVGRVALLDPQRLGLGLTVFVQLKTQRHDSAWLEQFAATVTGFEEVMEFYRMSGDWDYMLRVVVGDIAAYDRFYKKLITSTDGLSNITSSFAMEQMKYTTAYPVHRS comes from the coding sequence ATGGACAGCTTCGACCAGCACATTCTCACCCTGCTTCAGCGCGACGCCTCGATCTCGCTCAAGGACCTGGCAGAGGCCGTCAACCTGTCCACCACGCCGTGCTGGAAGCGGGTCAGGCGCCTGGAGGAGGACGGCTACATTGTCGGCCGCGTTGCCCTGCTGGACCCGCAACGGCTGGGGCTGGGGCTGACGGTGTTCGTCCAGCTCAAGACCCAGCGCCACGACAGCGCCTGGCTGGAGCAGTTTGCCGCGACCGTGACCGGGTTCGAGGAAGTGATGGAGTTCTACCGCATGTCGGGGGACTGGGATTACATGCTGCGGGTGGTGGTGGGGGATATTGCGGCGTATGACCGGTTCTACAAGAAGCTGATTACCAGTACTGATGGGCTGTCGAACATTACTTCCAGTTTTGCCATGGAGCAGATGAAGTACACCACGGCTTACCCGGTGCATCGTTCCTGA
- a CDS encoding FdhF/YdeP family oxidoreductase, whose amino-acid sequence MSQDQHIRDYKGAAAGWGALKSVTKSWLGSDNAFKNLRAMLKTNQNGGFDCPGCAWGESPENDMVKFCENGAKAVNWEATGRSVDPAFFARYSVSALAEQTDYWLEYQGRLTHPMRYDAATDHYVETSWEEAFALVAQHLRALESPDQAEFYTSGRASNEAAFLYQLFVRAYGTNNFPDCSNMCHEASGVGMSETLGVGKGTVVFHDLELADAIFVIGQNPGTNHPRMLEPLREAVKRGAQVVCFNPLKERGLERFQHPQHPFEMLSNGSEPTNTAYFRPALGGDMAVMRGIAKYLLQWEREAQAKGEPAVFDHAFIAEHTSGIDAYLEAVDATPWAHIVEQSGLTQAEIELAARMYRKAERVIMCWAMGVTQHRHSVPTVQEIVNLQLLRGNVGKPGAGLSPVRGHSNVQGDRTMGIDEKPGAALLDAIEKRFRFRVPRAHGHNAVLAIKAMEEGRAKVFIGLGGNFAQATPDTPRTHAAMRNCALTVQISTKLNRSHLVTGRDALILPCLGRTEIDMQASGPQGVTVEDTFSMVHISHGQLRPRSPHLRSEPWIIAGMAQATLGKQPIDWEYAVADYGRIRSMIADVIPGFTDFNERLQHPGGFHLGNNAADRTWRTATGKARFSPHLLPEQLVNAKVLARGDKPDLILQTLRSHDQYNTTLYGLDDRYRGVFGLREVVFVNEVDIRRMGFEPGEHVDLVSLWEDGVERRVSGFRLVAYDVPEGQAAAYYPETNPLVPLESYGEGTYTPTSKFVAIKVEKAKAGNRIAAVLASE is encoded by the coding sequence ATGAGCCAGGACCAACATATCAGGGACTACAAGGGCGCCGCCGCCGGCTGGGGTGCGCTCAAGAGCGTGACCAAGAGCTGGCTGGGCAGCGACAATGCCTTCAAGAACCTGCGGGCCATGCTCAAGACCAACCAGAACGGCGGCTTCGACTGCCCCGGCTGCGCCTGGGGCGAGTCGCCGGAAAACGACATGGTCAAGTTCTGCGAAAACGGCGCCAAGGCGGTCAACTGGGAGGCCACCGGCCGCTCGGTGGACCCGGCGTTCTTCGCCAGGTACAGCGTCAGTGCGCTGGCCGAGCAGACCGACTACTGGCTGGAGTACCAGGGCCGCCTGACCCACCCGATGCGCTACGACGCGGCCACCGACCACTATGTGGAAACCAGTTGGGAAGAAGCCTTCGCGCTGGTTGCCCAACATTTGCGCGCTCTCGAATCGCCCGACCAGGCCGAGTTCTACACCTCGGGCCGGGCCAGCAACGAGGCGGCGTTCCTCTACCAGCTGTTCGTCCGCGCCTACGGCACCAACAACTTCCCCGACTGCTCGAACATGTGCCATGAGGCCAGCGGCGTGGGCATGTCGGAAACCCTGGGCGTGGGCAAGGGCACCGTGGTGTTCCACGACCTGGAACTGGCCGACGCCATCTTCGTCATCGGCCAGAACCCCGGCACCAACCACCCGCGTATGCTCGAACCGCTGCGTGAAGCGGTCAAGCGTGGTGCCCAGGTGGTCTGCTTCAACCCACTCAAGGAGCGCGGCCTGGAGCGCTTCCAGCACCCGCAGCACCCGTTCGAGATGCTCAGCAATGGCTCCGAGCCAACCAACACTGCCTACTTCCGCCCGGCACTGGGTGGCGACATGGCGGTGATGCGCGGTATTGCCAAGTACCTGCTGCAGTGGGAGCGTGAAGCCCAGGCCAAGGGCGAACCGGCGGTGTTCGACCATGCCTTCATCGCCGAGCACACCAGTGGCATCGACGCATACCTGGAAGCCGTGGATGCCACGCCCTGGGCGCACATCGTCGAGCAGTCGGGCCTGACCCAGGCCGAGATCGAACTGGCCGCGCGCATGTACCGCAAGGCCGAGCGGGTGATCATGTGCTGGGCCATGGGCGTCACCCAGCACCGCCACTCGGTGCCGACCGTTCAGGAAATCGTCAACCTGCAGCTGCTGCGCGGTAACGTTGGCAAGCCCGGCGCCGGCCTGTCACCGGTGCGTGGCCACAGCAACGTGCAGGGCGACCGCACCATGGGCATCGACGAGAAGCCCGGGGCGGCACTGCTCGATGCCATTGAAAAACGCTTCCGGTTCCGCGTGCCGCGCGCCCACGGGCACAACGCGGTGCTGGCGATCAAGGCCATGGAAGAGGGGCGGGCCAAGGTGTTCATCGGCCTGGGTGGCAACTTTGCCCAGGCTACGCCGGATACGCCGCGCACCCATGCGGCCATGCGCAATTGCGCGCTGACCGTGCAGATTTCCACCAAGCTCAACCGCTCGCACCTGGTCACCGGCCGCGACGCGCTGATCCTGCCGTGCCTGGGCCGTACCGAAATCGACATGCAGGCCAGCGGGCCGCAAGGCGTGACCGTGGAGGACACCTTCAGCATGGTGCACATCTCCCACGGCCAGCTGCGCCCGCGCTCGCCGCACCTGCGCTCGGAGCCTTGGATCATCGCCGGCATGGCCCAGGCGACCCTGGGCAAGCAGCCGATCGACTGGGAGTACGCTGTTGCCGACTACGGCCGTATCCGCAGCATGATTGCCGATGTGATCCCCGGCTTTACCGATTTCAACGAGCGCCTGCAACACCCGGGCGGCTTCCACCTGGGCAACAACGCCGCCGACCGTACCTGGCGCACGGCCACTGGCAAGGCGCGCTTCAGCCCGCACCTGCTGCCGGAGCAACTGGTGAATGCCAAGGTGCTGGCGCGCGGTGACAAGCCCGACCTGATCCTGCAGACCCTGCGTTCGCACGACCAGTACAACACCACCCTGTATGGCCTGGACGACCGTTATCGCGGGGTGTTCGGCCTGCGTGAAGTGGTGTTCGTCAACGAGGTCGACATCCGCCGGATGGGCTTCGAGCCAGGCGAGCACGTCGACCTGGTGTCGCTGTGGGAGGATGGCGTGGAGCGGCGGGTGTCGGGCTTCCGCCTGGTGGCGTATGACGTGCCCGAAGGGCAGGCGGCGGCCTATTACCCGGAGACCAACCCGCTGGTGCCGCTGGAAAGCTACGGCGAGGGGACTTATACGCCGACCTCGAAGTTCGTGGCGATCAAGGTGGAGAAAGCCAAGGCGGGGAACCGGATCGCGGCGGTGCTTGCTTCGGAATGA
- the moaA gene encoding GTP 3',8-cyclase MoaA: protein MEQNSRALIDGFNRKIDYLRMSVTDRCDFRCVYCMAEDMQFLPRQQILSLEELFQVAERFVALGTRKIRLTGGEPLVRRGIVDLCGRIAALPGLRELCLTSNGSQLGRLAQPLFDAGVTRLNISLDSLDADRFKQLTRTGDLHQVIAGIDAARQAGFKRTKLNCVVLKGRNDHELVDLVRFAIDRELDITFIEEMPLGVISEHERGESFCSSDEVRALLAEQFTLVESTESSQGPARYWRLAEAANTRVGFISPHSHNFCATCNRVRLTVEGRLLLCLGNEHSVDLKQVLRAHPGDPERLEKAIRDSLHLKPYRHHFEVGGDVQILRFMNMTGG from the coding sequence GTGGAACAGAACAGCCGGGCCCTGATCGACGGCTTCAACCGGAAAATCGACTACCTGCGGATGTCGGTCACCGACCGCTGCGACTTCCGTTGCGTGTACTGCATGGCCGAAGACATGCAGTTCCTGCCGCGCCAGCAAATCCTCAGCCTCGAGGAACTGTTCCAGGTAGCCGAGCGCTTCGTCGCCCTTGGCACCCGCAAAATTCGCCTGACCGGTGGCGAGCCTCTGGTGCGCCGGGGCATCGTCGACCTGTGCGGGCGCATCGCCGCCCTGCCCGGCCTGCGCGAGTTGTGCCTGACCAGCAACGGCTCGCAACTCGGGCGCCTGGCCCAGCCGCTGTTCGACGCTGGCGTGACGCGCCTGAACATCAGCCTCGACAGCCTGGACGCAGACCGTTTCAAGCAACTGACCCGCACCGGCGACCTGCACCAGGTAATCGCCGGCATCGACGCCGCCCGCCAGGCCGGCTTCAAGCGCACCAAGCTCAACTGCGTGGTGCTCAAGGGCCGCAACGACCATGAACTGGTCGACCTGGTGCGCTTTGCCATCGACCGCGAGCTGGACATCACCTTCATCGAAGAAATGCCCTTGGGCGTGATCAGCGAACATGAACGCGGCGAGTCGTTCTGCTCCAGCGATGAAGTACGCGCGCTGCTGGCCGAGCAGTTCACCCTGGTCGAATCGACCGAGTCGTCCCAGGGCCCGGCCCGCTACTGGCGCCTGGCCGAAGCCGCCAACACTCGGGTCGGCTTCATTTCGCCACACAGCCACAACTTCTGCGCCACCTGCAACCGCGTGCGCCTCACCGTCGAAGGCCGCCTGCTGCTGTGCCTGGGCAATGAACACTCGGTAGACCTGAAACAGGTGCTGCGCGCCCACCCCGGCGACCCCGAACGCCTGGAAAAGGCCATTCGTGACTCGTTGCACCTCAAGCCCTACCGCCATCACTTCGAAGTCGGTGGCGACGTGCAGATCCTGCGTTTCATGAACATGACCGGCGGCTAG
- a CDS encoding bestrophin family protein, which produces MIVHPTPDVLRVLFTLKGSIVKRIALRCLTITLLAALIVLVERHFPAFFYPVSATPFTLLGLSLSIFMSFRNNACYDRWWEGRKAWGKLIIETRSFVRESLVITDEPLRAELLRSLCGFAHALNARLRSEDELAAARPWLARPEVISPHNVCDAILREVGGHCSRLAERQQISDWRYSLLEQRLVGLTEVQATCERIKGTPLPFPYTLLLHRTIYIFCLLLPFALAEPLGWLAPLFTTIVGYTFFGLDAIGNELEDPFGRDENDLPTDAMVRTVERDVLAGLGEQQLPPALLPVDHVLS; this is translated from the coding sequence ATGATCGTCCATCCCACCCCCGATGTGCTGCGTGTGCTGTTCACACTCAAGGGATCGATCGTCAAGCGCATTGCCCTGCGCTGCCTGACGATCACCCTGCTGGCCGCGCTGATCGTGTTGGTCGAGCGGCATTTCCCGGCGTTTTTCTACCCGGTCAGCGCCACCCCGTTCACCTTGCTGGGCCTGTCACTGTCGATTTTCATGAGCTTTCGCAACAACGCCTGCTATGACCGCTGGTGGGAGGGGCGCAAGGCCTGGGGCAAGCTGATCATCGAAACCCGCTCGTTCGTGCGCGAAAGCCTGGTGATTACCGACGAACCCCTGCGTGCCGAACTGTTGCGCAGCCTGTGCGGCTTTGCCCATGCGCTGAATGCTCGGCTGCGCAGCGAGGACGAACTGGCCGCCGCCCGGCCCTGGCTGGCCCGCCCCGAGGTGATCAGCCCGCACAATGTATGCGACGCTATCCTTCGCGAAGTTGGCGGGCATTGCTCGCGGCTGGCTGAACGGCAGCAGATCAGTGACTGGCGCTACAGCCTGCTGGAGCAGCGGCTGGTGGGCCTGACCGAAGTGCAGGCCACCTGCGAGCGGATCAAGGGCACGCCGTTGCCATTCCCCTACACACTGTTGCTGCACCGCACCATCTACATCTTCTGCCTGCTGCTGCCGTTTGCCCTGGCCGAGCCGCTGGGCTGGCTGGCACCGCTATTCACCACCATCGTGGGGTACACGTTCTTCGGGCTGGATGCGATTGGCAACGAACTGGAGGACCCGTTCGGGCGCGATGAGAACGACCTGCCGACCGATGCCATGGTACGGACCGTGGAGCGCGATGTGCTGGCGGGGTTGGGAGAACAACAGCTGCCGCCGGCGTTGTTGCCTGTAGACCATGTATTGAGCTGA
- the moaB gene encoding molybdenum cofactor biosynthesis protein B, with the protein MRVQPDAVFVPLNIAVLTVSDTRTYDNDTSGELLASRSVEIGHRLVARALLKDDLYKIRAQVATWIADEQVQVVLITGGTGFTGRDSTPEAVECLLDKRIDGFGELFRALSILDIGTSTVQSRALAGLSNRTLVCCLPGATGACRTAWEGILAEQLDARHRPCNFVKHLKPIEACASRG; encoded by the coding sequence GTGCGTGTCCAACCCGACGCGGTCTTCGTACCGCTCAATATCGCCGTGCTGACTGTCAGCGACACCCGTACCTACGACAACGACACCTCCGGTGAGCTGCTGGCCAGCCGCTCGGTAGAGATTGGTCACCGCCTGGTGGCGCGGGCGTTGCTCAAGGACGACCTTTACAAGATTCGCGCCCAGGTCGCCACCTGGATTGCCGACGAGCAGGTGCAGGTGGTGCTGATCACGGGCGGTACTGGTTTTACCGGCCGTGACAGCACGCCGGAAGCGGTCGAGTGCCTGCTGGACAAGCGCATCGATGGCTTTGGCGAACTGTTCCGGGCCCTGTCGATTCTCGATATCGGTACCTCGACCGTGCAGAGCCGGGCGCTGGCCGGGCTGTCCAACCGCACGTTGGTGTGCTGCCTGCCGGGGGCCACCGGGGCCTGCCGTACGGCGTGGGAGGGCATCCTGGCGGAGCAGCTGGATGCGCGGCACCGGCCGTGCAACTTCGTCAAGCACCTGAAACCGATCGAGGCCTGCGCAAGCCGGGGCTGA
- a CDS encoding LysR family transcriptional regulator: MDIKQLKFLIALDQTRHFGQAAALCHITQPTLSMRLRNLEDELDLVLVKRGQRFEGFTEAGERILAWARTLLAAHDGLQAEAASCRGQVVGSLRLGTVPLASFNPMHLLLPLREKYPELHFQLSSLSSEQIIDGLSRNQLDLGICYLDQVNTSFFEVIELGTTTMGLLHDTRHFQFTSDTLRWDELGDIPLGLLSKGMHYRQSLDLSFRSRGLEPNAVLESDSSFQLIQAINTGMCCAVMPLDCGLEDLSEHLRILPVADAAIHSPVGLLLRRSEPRSAIAEQCFDEARALFQAS; this comes from the coding sequence ATGGACATCAAGCAGCTCAAATTCCTCATCGCCCTCGACCAGACCCGCCACTTCGGCCAGGCGGCGGCGCTGTGCCATATCACCCAGCCGACGCTGTCCATGCGCCTGCGCAACCTGGAAGACGAACTGGACCTGGTGCTGGTCAAGCGTGGCCAGCGCTTCGAGGGTTTCACCGAGGCCGGCGAGCGCATCCTGGCCTGGGCCCGCACCCTGCTCGCCGCGCACGACGGCCTGCAGGCCGAAGCCGCCAGCTGCCGTGGCCAGGTGGTCGGCAGCCTGCGCCTGGGCACGGTGCCGCTGGCCAGTTTCAACCCCATGCACCTGTTGCTGCCGCTGCGTGAAAAATACCCTGAACTGCACTTCCAGCTCAGTTCGCTCAGCTCGGAACAGATCATCGACGGACTCAGCCGCAACCAGCTCGACCTGGGCATCTGCTACCTCGACCAGGTCAACACCAGCTTCTTCGAAGTGATCGAACTGGGCACCACCACCATGGGCCTGCTGCACGATACCCGGCACTTCCAGTTCACCAGCGATACCCTGCGCTGGGACGAGCTGGGCGACATTCCGCTGGGCCTGCTGAGCAAAGGCATGCATTACCGCCAGTCGCTGGACCTGAGTTTCCGCAGCCGTGGCCTGGAGCCGAATGCGGTGCTGGAAAGCGACTCGAGCTTCCAGCTGATCCAGGCCATCAACACCGGCATGTGCTGCGCGGTCATGCCACTGGACTGCGGCCTGGAAGACCTGAGCGAGCACCTGCGCATCCTGCCGGTGGCCGACGCCGCGATCCACAGCCCGGTCGGCCTGCTGCTGCGCCGTAGCGAGCCGCGTTCGGCCATTGCCGAGCAGTGCTTCGATGAGGCGCGGGCGCTGTTTCAGGCCAGCTGA
- a CDS encoding AraC family transcriptional regulator, which translates to MTNTPLATLYQSLDQHRPASLEALLAGVSLLLPILDAIPNAAIFIKDPAARYVLANNTLVQRCGLKRLQPLLGKTSAEVFPAQLGPGYTEQDRRVLKEGLVLADQLELHLYGSREPGWCLTHKRPLYNQAGEIIGLVGISVDLQSAADSHPAYQRLAAVDEHIRRHFHQPISMGELTRIAGISVAQLERYCKRVFHLTPRQMIHKARLEHAHRLLHSEMPITDVAMRCGYTDHSAFSRQFKQLTGFTPRQYRQATSAQLA; encoded by the coding sequence ATGACCAACACCCCCCTGGCAACCCTGTACCAGTCCCTCGACCAGCACCGCCCCGCCAGCCTCGAGGCGCTGCTCGCCGGCGTATCCCTGCTGTTGCCAATCCTCGACGCCATCCCCAACGCCGCGATCTTCATCAAGGACCCGGCCGCCCGCTACGTGCTGGCCAACAACACCCTGGTACAGCGCTGCGGCCTCAAGCGCCTGCAACCGCTGCTAGGCAAGACCAGCGCCGAAGTGTTCCCGGCACAGCTGGGCCCCGGCTACACCGAGCAGGATCGTCGTGTACTCAAGGAAGGGTTGGTATTGGCAGACCAGCTGGAACTGCACCTGTACGGCAGCCGCGAGCCTGGCTGGTGCCTGACCCACAAGCGCCCGCTGTACAACCAGGCCGGCGAGATCATCGGCCTGGTCGGCATCTCGGTCGATTTGCAATCAGCCGCCGACAGCCACCCCGCGTACCAGCGCCTAGCCGCGGTGGACGAGCATATCCGCCGGCATTTCCACCAGCCGATCAGCATGGGCGAGCTGACCCGTATCGCCGGCATCTCCGTGGCCCAGCTGGAGCGTTACTGCAAGCGAGTGTTCCACCTCACGCCAAGGCAGATGATCCACAAGGCGCGCCTGGAACACGCTCACCGCCTGCTCCACTCGGAAATGCCGATCACTGATGTGGCGATGCGCTGCGGCTATACCGACCACAGCGCCTTCAGCCGCCAGTTCAAGCAACTGACCGGCTTCACCCCGCGCCAGTACCGCCAGGCGACCAGCGCTCAGCTGGCCTGA
- a CDS encoding APC family permease — translation MSGKFKKQLSLLDLTFIGLGAIFGSGWLFAASHVSAIAGPAGILSWFLGGFAVLLLGIVYCELGAALPRAGGVVRYPVYSHGPLLGYLMGFITLIAFSSLIAIEVVASRQYAAAWFPGLTKAGSSDPTVLGWLVQFALLGLFFFLNYRSVKTFAKANNLVSVFKFIVPLLVIGVLFTFFKPENFEVQGFAPFGLSGVEMAVSAGGIIFAYLGLTPIISVASEVKNPQRTIPIALILSVLLSTAIYALLQLAFLGSVPTEMLSNGWAAVTKELALPYRDIALALGVGWLAYLVVADAVISPSGCGNIYMNATPRVVYGWAQTGTFFKYFTRIDAESGIPRPALWLTFGLSVFWTLPFPSWEALINVVSAALVLSYAVAPVTVAALRRNAPDMPRPFRVKGMGVLGPLSFIIAALIVYWSGWKTVSWLLALQIVMFVLYLLCGRFVPTQHLSLAQQVRSSAWLIGFYAVTILLSWLGSFGGLGVLGHPFDTVVVAACALGIYYWGAATGVPAHLVRLEGEDESEASAESYPGQRPAAVAS, via the coding sequence ATGTCAGGCAAATTCAAAAAACAGTTGTCATTGCTGGACCTCACCTTCATCGGCCTAGGCGCCATCTTCGGCTCCGGCTGGCTGTTCGCCGCCAGCCACGTCTCGGCCATCGCCGGCCCGGCCGGCATCCTGTCCTGGTTCCTTGGCGGCTTCGCCGTGCTGTTGCTGGGCATCGTCTATTGCGAACTGGGCGCTGCCCTGCCGCGCGCCGGGGGCGTGGTGCGCTACCCGGTTTACTCCCACGGCCCGCTGCTGGGCTACCTGATGGGCTTCATTACCCTGATCGCCTTTTCCAGCCTGATCGCCATCGAAGTGGTCGCCTCGCGCCAATACGCCGCCGCCTGGTTCCCCGGGCTGACCAAGGCCGGCTCCAGCGACCCGACCGTGCTCGGCTGGCTGGTGCAGTTCGCCCTGCTGGGGCTGTTCTTCTTCCTCAACTACCGCAGCGTGAAAACCTTCGCCAAGGCCAACAACCTGGTCAGTGTGTTCAAGTTCATCGTGCCGCTGCTGGTAATCGGCGTGCTGTTCACCTTCTTCAAGCCGGAAAACTTCGAGGTCCAGGGCTTTGCCCCGTTCGGTCTGTCCGGTGTTGAAATGGCGGTATCGGCCGGTGGCATCATCTTCGCCTACCTGGGCCTGACACCGATCATTTCGGTGGCCAGCGAGGTGAAGAACCCGCAACGCACCATCCCGATCGCACTGATCCTCTCGGTACTGCTGTCCACCGCGATCTACGCCCTGCTGCAACTGGCCTTCCTTGGCAGCGTGCCAACCGAAATGCTGAGCAACGGCTGGGCCGCCGTGACCAAGGAACTGGCCCTGCCCTACCGTGACATCGCCCTGGCCCTGGGTGTGGGTTGGCTGGCCTACCTGGTGGTGGCCGACGCAGTGATCTCGCCCAGCGGCTGCGGCAACATCTACATGAACGCCACCCCGCGCGTGGTCTATGGCTGGGCGCAGACCGGCACCTTCTTCAAGTACTTCACCCGCATCGACGCCGAGTCCGGCATCCCGCGCCCGGCGCTGTGGCTGACCTTTGGCCTGTCGGTGTTCTGGACCCTGCCATTCCCGTCCTGGGAAGCACTGATCAACGTGGTTTCCGCCGCCCTGGTACTGAGCTACGCCGTGGCCCCGGTCACCGTCGCCGCCCTGCGCCGCAACGCCCCCGACATGCCGCGCCCGTTCCGGGTCAAGGGCATGGGCGTGCTCGGCCCGCTGTCGTTCATCATCGCCGCGCTGATCGTGTACTGGTCGGGCTGGAAGACCGTGTCATGGCTGCTGGCCCTGCAGATCGTGATGTTCGTGCTGTACCTGCTGTGCGGCCGCTTCGTGCCGACCCAGCACCTGTCGCTGGCCCAGCAAGTGCGCTCGTCGGCGTGGCTGATCGGCTTCTACGCAGTGACCATCCTGCTGTCGTGGCTGGGCAGCTTCGGCGGCCTGGGAGTGCTCGGCCACCCGTTCGACACCGTGGTCGTGGCCGCTTGTGCGCTGGGCATCTACTACTGGGGCGCGGCCACCGGCGTGCCTGCCCACCTGGTGCGCCTGGAGGGTGAGGATGAAAGCGAAGCCTCTGCCGAAAGCTACCCAGGCCAGCGCCCTGCCGCCGTCGCCTCCTGA
- a CDS encoding 4-hydroxyproline epimerase: protein MKQIHVIDSHTGGEPTRLVMKGFPQLHGRSMAEQRDELRELHDQWRRACLLEPRGNDVLVGALYCPPVSADATCGVIFFNNAGYLNMCGHGTIGLIASLQHLGLIAPGVHKIDTPVGQVSATLHEDGAITVGNVPSYRYRQQVLVDVPGHGLVRGDIAWGGNWFFLVSEHGQRIELANREALTEYTWAMLKALEAQGITGENGAPIDHVELFADDANADSRNFVMCPGKAYDRSPCGTGTSAKLACLAADGKLDEGQTWVQASITGSQFHGRYERDGERIRPFITGRAYMTADSTLLIDEQDPFAWGI from the coding sequence ATGAAACAGATTCACGTCATCGACTCCCACACCGGCGGCGAACCCACCCGCCTGGTGATGAAAGGCTTCCCGCAACTGCATGGCCGCAGCATGGCCGAGCAACGCGACGAACTGCGCGAGCTGCACGACCAATGGCGCCGCGCCTGCCTGCTGGAACCACGTGGCAACGATGTGCTGGTCGGTGCGCTGTACTGCCCACCGGTGTCGGCCGACGCCACATGCGGGGTGATCTTCTTCAACAACGCTGGCTACCTGAACATGTGCGGCCACGGCACCATCGGCCTGATCGCCTCGCTGCAACACCTGGGCCTGATCGCACCGGGCGTGCACAAGATCGACACCCCGGTCGGCCAGGTCAGCGCCACCCTGCATGAAGACGGCGCCATCACCGTCGGCAACGTGCCGTCCTATCGCTACCGCCAGCAGGTGCTGGTGGACGTGCCCGGCCATGGCCTGGTGCGCGGCGACATCGCCTGGGGTGGCAACTGGTTTTTCCTCGTCTCCGAACACGGCCAGCGCATCGAACTGGCCAACCGCGAGGCGCTGACCGAATACACCTGGGCCATGCTCAAGGCCCTCGAAGCCCAGGGCATCACCGGTGAAAACGGTGCCCCCATCGACCACGTCGAACTGTTTGCCGACGACGCCAACGCCGACAGCCGCAACTTCGTGATGTGCCCCGGCAAGGCCTACGACCGCTCGCCCTGCGGCACCGGCACCAGCGCCAAGCTGGCCTGCCTGGCCGCCGACGGCAAGCTCGACGAAGGCCAGACCTGGGTTCAGGCCAGCATCACCGGCAGCCAGTTCCATGGCCGCTACGAGCGCGACGGCGAACGCATTCGCCCGTTCATCACCGGCCGCGCCTACATGACCGCCGACAGCACCCTGCTGATCGACGAACAGGACCCGTTCGCCTGGGGCATCTGA